Proteins encoded by one window of Pelecanus crispus isolate bPelCri1 chromosome 24, bPelCri1.pri, whole genome shotgun sequence:
- the LOC142595908 gene encoding LOW QUALITY PROTEIN: olfactory receptor 5AP2-like (The sequence of the model RefSeq protein was modified relative to this genomic sequence to represent the inferred CDS: inserted 4 bases in 3 codons): protein MEEGERDNRTLPMDFVLLGLSYIPTLQNLLFLLLLIIYSVTMYGNILVIVLVVADRHLHTPIYFFLGNLSFLVTCXSSTILSRLLASFLTGDSTISAHGCVAQLYFFGSFAATXYLLVVMSCDWYLAICQPLLYASFMAWKVSLHQXAAFWLGGSLLLVAVTVVLSQFQFCGPKAVDHFYDFTPLLELACSDTRGITFVSCIFGILDVVFPFLFTLASYMCIIAAILRKPSSTGRQKTFTTCSSHLIIVTIFYGTLFVVYMLPRRPLLRQLNKVFFFYTILTPLISPLIYSLRDREVRDALRKVLRKTLSGTQSYLGDRCKRHF, encoded by the exons atggaagaaggggaaagggacaACAGGACATTACCCATGGATTTTGTGCTGCTGGGATTAAGTTATATCCCCACACTCCAGaaccttctctttctccttttgcttaTAATCTACTCAGTTACCATGTATGGGAACATCCTTGTTATTGTGTTGGTGGTGGCAGACCGACATCTGCACACTCCCATATACTTCTTCCTGGGCAATCTGTCCTTTTTGGTGACCTG TAGCTCCACCATCCTGTCCAGGCTGCTAGCCAGCTTCCTGACTGGGGACAGCACCATCTCTGCTCATGGCTGTGTGGCTCAGCTCTACTTCTTTGGTTCCTTTGCAGCTA GTTATCTGCTGGTGGTCATGTCCTGTGATTGGTACTTGGCCATATGCCAGCCCTTGCTCTATGCAAGCTTCATGGCCTGGAAGGTCTCTTTACATC TAGCTGCATTTTGGCTAGGGGGTTCACTGTTGCTGGTGGCAGTCACAGTCGTCTTATCCCAGTTTCAATTCTGTGGCCCCAAGGCAGTTGACCACTTCTACGATTTTACCCCATTGCTGGAGCTTGCCTGCAGTGACACCAGAGGGATCACATTTGTTTCTTGCATATTTGGCATCTTGGATGtagtttttccctttctgttcaCACTAGCCTCTTACATGTGCATCATAGCTGCCATCTTGAGGAAACcttccagcacaggcaggcagaagACCTTCACCACCTGCTCCTCTCACCTCATCATTGTTACTATTTTCTATGGCACCCTCTTTGTTGTCTACATGCTGCCCAGGAGacccctgctgaggcagctcaACAAAGTGTTCTTTTTCTACACCATCCTCACACCCCTGATCAGTCCCCTCATCTACAGCCTGAGGGACAGGGAGGTCAGGGACGCCCTCAGGAAAGTGCTCAGGAAAACCTTGTCTGGCACCCAGAGCTACCTTGGTGACAGATGCAAAAGACACTTCTAG